One stretch of Rhodoferax lithotrophicus DNA includes these proteins:
- a CDS encoding type B 50S ribosomal protein L31 has translation MKAGIHPNYREICFLDSSNGFKFVTRSCANAKEMITMEDGRELPLFKLETSSESHPFYTGTQKSVDNMGGRVEKFRNRFGKTAAK, from the coding sequence ATGAAAGCAGGCATTCACCCTAACTACCGCGAAATTTGCTTCCTGGACTCGTCCAACGGCTTCAAATTCGTTACTCGTTCTTGCGCCAATGCCAAGGAAATGATCACCATGGAAGATGGCCGTGAACTGCCTCTCTTCAAGTTGGAAACTTCCAGCGAGTCGCACCCTTTCTACACAGGCACACAAAAATCTGTGGACAACATGGGTGGCCGAGTTGAGAAGTTCCGCAATCGCTTCGGCAAAACTGCTGCCAAGTAA
- the gcvP gene encoding aminomethyl-transferring glycine dehydrogenase codes for MSTTPSLSELENSSEFIARHIGIDAADEALMLQAVRASSRRELIDAIVPRSIARSQPMDIPAPVTEAAALAELKAIAAKNKIFKSYIGQGYYGTHTPGVILRNILENPAWYTAYTPYQAEISQGRMEALVNFQTMIMDLTAMPMANASMLDEATAAAEAMTLALRVSKSKSTTLFVDSEVLPQTLAVLQTRAEPLGLSIKLCQGDEALNEDSFAVLLQYPGVSGVVRDDREWIKAYKAKGGIVIMAADLLALTLLTPPGELGADIAVGSTQRFGMPMGNGGPHAAYMACRDEHKRSMPGRMVGVSVDAHGNPAYRLALQTREQHIRREKATSNICTAQVLPAVVASMYAVYHGPKGLKRIAQRVAAFTAVLARGLQAMGFSVANGSAFDTLTIATGDATNSIAACALSTGANLRFVSNNSLSVSLDETTTRADVQALWDFFASAGKAAPSFSDMEAGSTTLLPSTLERTSSYLAHPVFNTHHSETGMLRYLRRLSDFDLALDRSMIPLGSCTMKLNATSEMMPITWPEFANIHPFCPADQRAGYAELDVQLRTWLCQATGYADISLQPNAGSQGEYAGMLAIRRFHAARGESHRNICLIPSSAHGTNPASATMVGMKVVVTACDAQGNVDLADLKAKCEQHSANLAAVMITYPSTHGVFETSVKDLCALVHSHGGRVYVDGANMNALVGLAAPGEFGGDVSHLNLHKTFCIPHGGGGPGVGPVCVVADLVPYLPGASEGAVSAAPLGNAAVLPISWMYCRMMGAEGLKSATEVAILSANYISVRLKDHYPTLYTSLPQDGKPGRVAHECILDLRPLKESSGGVNGVSAEDVTKRLMDYGFHAPTLSFPVPGTLMVEPTESETIDELDRFINAMIAIREEIAKVEQGVWPQDNNPLHNAPHTAAALLGEAWDKPYSRELAAFPVPGLKQSKYWVPVGRIDNVYGDRHLFCSCVPQAQ; via the coding sequence ATGTCCACTACCCCGTCTCTTTCCGAACTGGAAAACTCCTCTGAATTTATCGCCCGCCACATTGGCATTGATGCCGCCGATGAAGCCCTGATGCTCCAGGCCGTGAGGGCCAGCAGCCGCCGCGAGCTGATCGATGCCATCGTGCCGCGAAGCATCGCCCGCAGCCAGCCGATGGACATCCCGGCCCCGGTGACAGAAGCCGCTGCGCTGGCCGAACTCAAGGCGATTGCCGCCAAAAACAAGATTTTCAAAAGCTACATCGGCCAGGGCTACTACGGCACCCACACCCCCGGCGTGATCCTGCGCAACATCCTGGAAAACCCGGCCTGGTACACCGCCTACACCCCCTACCAGGCTGAAATCAGCCAGGGCCGCATGGAAGCGCTGGTCAATTTCCAGACCATGATCATGGACCTGACCGCCATGCCGATGGCCAACGCCTCGATGCTGGACGAAGCCACCGCCGCCGCCGAAGCCATGACGCTGGCGCTGCGCGTGAGCAAGTCCAAATCCACCACCTTGTTTGTGGACAGTGAGGTGCTGCCGCAAACCCTGGCCGTGCTGCAGACCCGCGCCGAGCCTTTGGGCCTCTCCATCAAACTGTGCCAGGGTGACGAAGCCCTGAACGAAGACAGTTTTGCCGTGCTGCTGCAATACCCTGGTGTCAGCGGTGTGGTGCGCGACGACCGCGAATGGATCAAAGCCTACAAGGCCAAGGGCGGCATCGTCATCATGGCCGCCGACCTGCTGGCGCTGACCCTGCTCACGCCACCCGGCGAACTCGGTGCCGACATTGCCGTGGGCAGTACCCAGCGCTTTGGCATGCCCATGGGCAACGGTGGCCCGCACGCCGCCTACATGGCCTGCCGCGACGAGCACAAACGCTCCATGCCGGGCCGCATGGTCGGTGTCAGCGTCGATGCCCATGGCAACCCGGCCTACCGGCTGGCGCTGCAAACCCGCGAACAACACATCCGCCGCGAAAAAGCAACCTCCAACATCTGCACAGCACAAGTTCTGCCTGCCGTGGTGGCCAGCATGTACGCGGTGTACCACGGCCCGAAGGGCCTGAAACGCATCGCCCAGCGCGTGGCCGCCTTCACCGCCGTGCTGGCGCGGGGTCTGCAAGCCATGGGCTTCAGCGTGGCCAATGGCAGCGCTTTTGACACGCTCACCATCGCCACCGGAGACGCTACAAATTCAATAGCTGCTTGCGCACTATCCACGGGTGCTAACCTGCGATTTGTTTCAAATAATTCATTGAGCGTGTCGCTGGATGAAACCACAACCCGCGCCGACGTGCAAGCGCTGTGGGACTTCTTTGCCAGCGCTGGCAAAGCCGCTCCCAGCTTCAGCGACATGGAAGCGGGCAGCACCACCCTGCTGCCAAGCACACTGGAGCGCACCAGCAGCTACCTGGCCCACCCGGTGTTCAACACGCACCACTCTGAGACCGGCATGCTGCGCTACCTGCGCCGCCTAAGCGACTTTGATCTGGCGCTGGACCGCAGCATGATCCCGCTGGGCAGTTGCACCATGAAGCTCAACGCGACCAGCGAGATGATGCCCATCACCTGGCCCGAGTTTGCCAACATCCACCCGTTCTGCCCGGCCGACCAACGCGCCGGTTACGCTGAACTCGATGTGCAACTGCGCACCTGGTTGTGCCAGGCCACCGGCTACGCCGACATCAGTCTGCAACCCAATGCGGGTTCGCAAGGTGAATACGCTGGCATGCTGGCGATTCGCCGCTTCCACGCCGCCCGCGGTGAAAGCCACCGCAACATCTGCCTGATCCCCAGCAGCGCCCACGGCACCAACCCGGCCAGCGCCACCATGGTCGGCATGAAGGTGGTCGTGACCGCCTGCGATGCGCAAGGCAACGTGGACCTGGCCGACCTGAAAGCCAAGTGTGAACAACACAGCGCCAACTTGGCCGCGGTGATGATCACCTACCCCAGCACCCACGGCGTGTTCGAGACCAGCGTCAAAGACCTGTGCGCCCTGGTGCACAGCCATGGCGGGCGCGTCTATGTGGACGGTGCCAACATGAACGCCCTGGTCGGCCTGGCCGCACCGGGTGAATTTGGTGGCGACGTGAGCCACCTGAACCTGCACAAAACCTTTTGCATCCCGCACGGCGGTGGCGGCCCCGGTGTCGGCCCGGTGTGTGTCGTGGCCGACCTGGTACCGTATCTGCCAGGGGCCAGTGAAGGCGCTGTATCTGCGGCCCCCCTGGGCAATGCCGCCGTGTTGCCAATCAGCTGGATGTACTGCCGCATGATGGGTGCCGAGGGCCTGAAATCGGCCACCGAAGTCGCCATCCTGAGCGCCAACTACATCAGCGTGCGCCTGAAAGACCACTACCCCACGCTCTACACCAGCCTGCCGCAAGACGGCAAGCCGGGGCGTGTGGCCCACGAGTGCATTCTGGATTTGCGCCCACTGAAAGAAAGCAGCGGTGGTGTCAATGGTGTGTCGGCCGAAGACGTGACCAAACGCCTGATGGACTATGGCTTTCACGCCCCCACGCTGAGCTTTCCGGTGCCTGGCACATTGATGGTCGAACCCACCGAGAGCGAAACGATCGACGAGCTGGACCGCTTCATCAACGCCATGATCGCCATCCGTGAAGAAATTGCCAAGGTCGAACAAGGTGTCTGGCCGCAGGACAACAACCCCTTGCACAACGCCCCTCACACAGCGGCGGCACTGCTGGGCGAGGCCTGGGACAAGCCCTACAGCAGAGAGCTGGCTGCCTTCCCGGTGCCCGGCTTGAAGCAGTCCAAATACTGGGTGCCGGTAGGCCGCATCGACAACGTGTATGGTGATCGTCACCTATTTTGTAGCTGTGTTCCACAAGCCCAATGA